From a single Streptomyces misionensis genomic region:
- a CDS encoding pyruvate carboxylase has product MFRKVLVANRGEIAIRAFRAGYELGARTVAVFPHEDRNSLHRLKADEAYEIGEPGHPVRAYLSVEEIVNAAVRAGADAVYPGYGFLSENPELARACAEAGITFVGPDTATLELTGNKARAVAAARAAGVPVLGSSQPSTDVDELVRAAEDVGFPVFVKAVAGGGGRGMRRVEDPAQLRESIEAASREAASAFGDPTVFLEKAVVDPRHIEVQILADGAGNVIHLFERDCSVQRRHQKVIELAPAPNLDPALRERICADAVRFAREIGYRNAGTVEFLLDRDGNHVFIEMNPRIQVEHTVTEEVTDVDLVQAQLRIAAGETLDDLGLAQDTVTLRGAALQCRITTEDPANGFRPDTGRISAYRSPGGSGIRLDGGTTHAGTEISAHFDSMLVKLTCRGRDFKAAIGRARRAVAEFRIRGVATNIPFLQAVLDDPDFQAGRVTTSFIEERPHLLTARSSADRGTKLLTFLADVTVNKPHGERPDLFDPLTKLPALPAGEPPAGSRQLLVERGPEGFARHLRESPTIGVTDTTFRDAHQSLLATRVRTKDLLAVAPVVARTLPELLSLECWGGATYDVALRFLAEDPWERLAALREAVPNICLQMLLRGRNTVGYTPYPTEVTDAFVQEAAATGIDIFRIFDALNDVGQMRPAIDAVRETGTAIAEVALCYTGDLGDPAERLYTLDYYLRLAEQIVEAGAHVLAIKDMAGLLRAPAAARLVSALRREFDLPVHLHTHDTAGGQLATYLAAIQAGADAVDGAVASMAGTTSQPSLSAIVAATDHSERPTGLDLQAVGDLEPYWEGVRRIYAPFEAGLASPTGRVYHHEIPGGQLSNLRTQAVALGLGDRFEDIEAMYAAADRILGRLVKVTPSSKVVGDLALHLVGAGVSPEDFEQTPDRFDIPDSVIGFLRGELGTPPGGWPEPFRTKALRGRSAAKPVPELSAEDREGLAKERRTTLNRLLFPAPTREFEAHRQSYGDTSVLDSKAFFYGLRPGKEYAVDLEPGVRLLIELQAIGEADERGMRTVMSTLNGQLRPIQVRDRAAASDVPVTEKADRSNPGHVPAPFAGVVTLAVAEGDEVAAGATVATIEAMKMEATITAPKAGRVTRLAINRIQQVEGGDLLVEIG; this is encoded by the coding sequence TGCACCGGCTCAAGGCCGACGAGGCCTACGAGATCGGGGAGCCGGGGCACCCGGTGCGCGCGTACCTCTCCGTCGAGGAGATCGTGAACGCCGCCGTCCGGGCCGGCGCCGACGCCGTCTACCCGGGCTACGGGTTCCTCTCCGAGAACCCGGAGCTGGCCCGCGCCTGCGCGGAGGCGGGCATCACCTTCGTCGGCCCGGACACCGCCACGCTGGAGCTGACCGGCAACAAGGCCCGCGCGGTCGCCGCCGCCCGCGCGGCCGGCGTGCCGGTGCTCGGCTCCTCCCAGCCCTCCACCGACGTGGACGAACTGGTGCGCGCCGCCGAGGACGTCGGCTTCCCCGTCTTCGTCAAGGCGGTGGCGGGCGGCGGCGGGCGCGGCATGCGCCGGGTCGAGGACCCCGCCCAGCTGCGCGAGTCCATCGAGGCCGCCTCCCGCGAGGCCGCCTCCGCGTTCGGGGACCCGACCGTCTTCCTGGAGAAGGCCGTGGTCGACCCCCGCCACATCGAGGTGCAGATCCTCGCCGACGGCGCGGGCAACGTCATCCACCTCTTCGAGCGCGACTGCTCGGTGCAGCGCCGCCACCAGAAGGTCATCGAGCTGGCGCCCGCCCCCAACCTCGACCCCGCCCTGCGCGAGCGGATCTGCGCCGACGCCGTCCGCTTCGCCCGCGAGATCGGCTACCGCAACGCCGGCACCGTGGAGTTCCTGCTCGACCGGGACGGCAACCACGTCTTCATCGAGATGAACCCGCGCATCCAGGTCGAACACACCGTGACCGAGGAGGTCACCGACGTCGACCTGGTCCAGGCACAGCTGCGGATCGCGGCCGGCGAGACCCTCGACGACCTCGGCCTCGCCCAGGACACCGTCACCCTGCGCGGCGCCGCCCTCCAGTGCCGCATCACCACCGAGGACCCCGCCAACGGCTTCCGCCCGGACACCGGCCGGATCAGCGCCTACCGCTCACCGGGCGGCTCCGGCATCCGGCTGGACGGCGGAACCACCCACGCGGGCACGGAGATCAGCGCCCACTTCGACTCGATGCTGGTCAAACTCACCTGCCGCGGCCGCGACTTCAAGGCCGCCATCGGCCGCGCCCGGCGTGCCGTCGCCGAGTTCCGCATCCGTGGCGTCGCCACCAACATCCCGTTCCTCCAGGCCGTGCTGGACGACCCGGACTTCCAGGCCGGCCGGGTCACCACCTCGTTCATCGAGGAGCGCCCGCATCTGCTCACCGCCCGCTCCTCCGCGGACCGCGGCACCAAGCTGCTCACCTTCCTCGCCGATGTCACGGTGAACAAGCCGCACGGCGAACGCCCCGACCTGTTCGACCCGTTGACCAAGCTGCCCGCGCTGCCCGCCGGGGAGCCGCCCGCCGGATCGCGCCAACTCCTGGTCGAGCGGGGCCCCGAGGGCTTCGCCCGGCACCTGCGCGAGTCGCCGACGATCGGCGTCACCGACACCACCTTCCGCGACGCCCACCAGTCGCTGCTCGCCACCCGGGTGCGCACCAAGGACCTGCTGGCCGTCGCCCCGGTGGTCGCCCGCACCCTGCCCGAGCTGCTGTCCCTGGAGTGCTGGGGCGGCGCCACCTACGACGTCGCCCTGCGCTTCCTCGCCGAGGACCCCTGGGAGCGGCTGGCCGCGCTGCGCGAGGCCGTGCCCAACATCTGTCTCCAGATGCTCCTGCGCGGCCGCAACACCGTCGGCTACACGCCGTACCCGACCGAGGTCACCGACGCCTTCGTGCAGGAGGCCGCCGCGACCGGCATCGACATCTTCCGCATCTTCGACGCCCTCAACGACGTCGGCCAGATGCGGCCCGCCATCGACGCCGTGCGCGAGACCGGCACCGCGATCGCCGAGGTCGCCCTCTGCTACACCGGCGACCTGGGCGATCCCGCCGAACGCCTCTACACCCTCGACTACTACCTGCGGCTCGCCGAGCAGATCGTCGAGGCGGGCGCCCATGTCCTCGCGATCAAGGACATGGCGGGCCTGCTGCGCGCCCCGGCCGCCGCCAGGCTGGTCTCCGCGCTGCGCCGCGAGTTCGACCTGCCGGTGCACCTGCACACCCACGACACCGCGGGCGGCCAGCTCGCCACCTATCTCGCCGCGATCCAGGCCGGCGCGGACGCGGTGGACGGCGCGGTCGCCTCCATGGCCGGCACCACCTCGCAGCCCTCGCTGTCGGCCATCGTCGCCGCCACCGACCACTCCGAGCGGCCCACCGGCCTCGACCTCCAGGCGGTCGGCGACCTGGAGCCGTACTGGGAGGGCGTGCGCCGGATCTACGCGCCGTTCGAGGCGGGCCTCGCCTCCCCGACCGGCCGCGTCTACCACCACGAGATCCCCGGCGGCCAGTTGTCCAACCTGCGCACCCAGGCCGTCGCCCTCGGTCTCGGCGACCGCTTCGAGGACATCGAGGCCATGTACGCCGCCGCCGACCGGATCCTGGGCCGCCTGGTCAAGGTCACCCCGTCCTCCAAGGTGGTCGGCGACCTCGCCCTGCACCTGGTCGGCGCCGGGGTCTCCCCGGAGGACTTCGAGCAGACCCCCGACCGGTTCGACATCCCGGACTCGGTGATCGGCTTCCTGCGCGGCGAGCTGGGCACCCCGCCCGGCGGCTGGCCCGAACCGTTCCGCACCAAGGCACTGCGCGGCCGGTCGGCCGCCAAGCCGGTCCCGGAGCTGTCCGCGGAGGACCGCGAGGGGCTCGCCAAGGAACGCCGCACCACCCTCAACCGGCTGCTGTTCCCGGCGCCCACCCGGGAGTTCGAGGCGCACCGGCAGTCGTACGGGGACACCAGCGTGCTCGACAGCAAGGCCTTCTTCTACGGGCTGCGCCCGGGCAAGGAGTACGCCGTCGACCTGGAGCCCGGCGTGCGGCTGCTGATCGAGTTGCAGGCGATCGGCGAGGCCGACGAGCGCGGTATGCGCACGGTGATGTCCACGCTCAACGGCCAGCTGCGCCCGATCCAGGTGCGGGACCGGGCGGCGGCCTCGGACGTGCCGGTGACGGAGAAGGCCGACCGGTCGAACCCGGGTCATGTCCCGGCCCCGTTCGCCGGAGTGGTGACCCTCGCCGTGGCCGAGGGGGACGAGGTGGCGGCCGGCGCCACCGTCGCCACCATCGAGGCGATGAAGATGGAGGCCACGATCACCGCCCCGAAGGCCGGCCGGGTGACCCGGCTGGCCATCAACCGGATCCAGCAGGTGGAGGGCGGCGATCTGCTGGTCGAGATCGGCTGA
- a CDS encoding chitinase produces the protein MRRLHACLSAAAAVTLAAAGTTALVATSASGATANTALSNRWYAAAPYLMPLDNDPPNPAAIMDATGLKAFQLAFVLAPNGGGCSPTWGGTAAVSSDTAVKSMIDTIRAKGGDVSVSIGGYGGTKLGQACSDAASTAAAYQQVITKYGLHAIDFDLEEPEYENTAAVKNEIGAAKILQQNNPGLYVSVTTAGTADGTGWFGKQMLLEAKSQGFTPNNFSIMPFDGGFNGAASQTSALTNFNSILQSTFGWDAATAYAHEGFSGMNGRSDTGEMFTQADFQTVLDYATSHNMDRFTFWSLNRDRQCSPPDNGGRTSGTCSSVAQSDWDFAKYSVKFAGATPPSGTPTPTPTPTPTPTPTPTSCKTAWNATTAYTGGTEVSYGGHNWKAKWWTQNETPGASTWGPWQDEGAC, from the coding sequence GTGAGACGTCTTCACGCATGTCTGAGCGCGGCTGCCGCGGTCACGCTCGCCGCCGCGGGCACCACCGCGCTGGTCGCGACCAGCGCCTCGGGCGCGACCGCGAACACCGCGCTGAGCAACCGCTGGTACGCCGCGGCCCCCTATCTGATGCCGCTGGACAACGACCCGCCAAACCCGGCCGCCATCATGGACGCCACCGGCCTGAAGGCCTTCCAGCTGGCGTTCGTCCTCGCCCCCAACGGCGGCGGCTGCTCCCCCACTTGGGGCGGCACGGCGGCCGTCTCCTCGGACACCGCCGTGAAGTCGATGATCGACACCATCCGCGCCAAGGGCGGCGACGTCTCCGTCTCCATCGGCGGCTACGGCGGCACCAAGCTCGGCCAGGCCTGCTCGGACGCGGCCTCCACCGCGGCCGCCTACCAGCAGGTCATCACCAAGTACGGCCTGCACGCCATCGACTTCGACCTGGAGGAGCCGGAGTACGAGAACACCGCGGCCGTCAAGAACGAGATCGGCGCCGCGAAGATCCTCCAGCAGAACAACCCGGGCCTGTACGTCTCCGTCACCACGGCCGGCACGGCGGACGGCACCGGCTGGTTCGGCAAGCAGATGCTGCTGGAGGCGAAGTCGCAGGGCTTCACCCCGAACAACTTCTCCATCATGCCGTTCGACGGCGGCTTCAACGGGGCTGCCAGCCAGACGAGCGCCCTGACCAACTTCAACTCGATCCTCCAGTCGACCTTCGGCTGGGACGCGGCCACGGCCTACGCCCACGAGGGCTTCTCCGGCATGAACGGCCGCAGCGACACCGGTGAGATGTTCACCCAGGCCGACTTCCAGACGGTGCTGGACTACGCGACGAGCCACAACATGGACCGCTTCACCTTCTGGTCGCTCAACCGCGACCGGCAGTGCAGCCCGCCGGACAACGGGGGCCGCACCTCCGGGACGTGTTCGAGCGTCGCCCAGAGCGACTGGGACTTCGCCAAGTACTCGGTGAAGTTCGCGGGCGCCACCCCGCCGAGCGGCACCCCGACCCCCACCCCCACGCCCACCCCGACCCCGACGCCCACTCCGACCTCCTGCAAGACCGCGTGGAACGCGACCACCGCGTACACGGGCGGAACCGAGGTGTCGTACGGCGGGCACAACTGGAAGGCCAAGTGGTGGACCCAGAACGAGACGCCCGGCGCCTCGACCTGGGGCCCCTGGCAGGACGAAGGCGCCTGCTGA
- a CDS encoding PaaI family thioesterase codes for MTSLPAPAELLSAMPFAAGLGIELREATAERTVGSLAWSPEVCTAGGALHGGALMALADSVGAVCAYLNLPEGAGGTSTVESKTNFLRAVTSGQVHATARPLHLGGTLIVVQTELRDDRDRLVGQTTQTQIVLRGQAG; via the coding sequence ATGACGTCCCTCCCCGCGCCGGCCGAACTGCTCTCCGCCATGCCGTTCGCGGCCGGTCTCGGCATCGAACTGCGTGAGGCCACCGCGGAGCGCACCGTCGGCTCGCTGGCCTGGTCGCCCGAGGTGTGCACGGCCGGTGGCGCGCTGCACGGCGGGGCGCTGATGGCGCTGGCGGACAGCGTGGGCGCGGTGTGCGCCTACCTCAATCTGCCCGAGGGGGCCGGCGGCACCTCCACCGTGGAGTCCAAGACCAACTTCCTGCGGGCGGTCACCTCGGGCCAGGTGCACGCCACGGCCCGCCCGCTGCACCTCGGCGGCACGCTCATCGTGGTGCAGACCGAGCTGCGCGACGACCGCGACCGGCTCGTCGGGCAGACCACGCAGACGCAGATCGTGCTGCGCGGGCAGGCCGGCTGA
- a CDS encoding SpoIIE family protein phosphatase: MVGPATSDRAAPGDPFAADDAIATTTPDGALSAWSPGARRLLGFSAAEAVGRPATALLASALPDPARESLAARRPWTGPAVLRHRDGAPVECLLRVRPLTTAQGGTGWFVEAARHPVTATAPEPASAAKPVPRRHEEAVRAEDRLLRWAFYQSPFALAIHDTEGRFLRLNAPMERQMDATESDLRGRLIAEHLTDPAFEMSGQAVERVAATGVPERFETHARVPGERYAHAWIVHVFPLKDPAGVVRGVYVSALDFSEQSVSRERLALLNEASRRIGSSLDVIRTAQELADVSVPGAADFVSIELLDAVLQGDEPAPLPLAGPMELRRTAVRSAAPTVVTAGDLVRYPDISPLAQCLATGRGCAYRITDPEVARWLAQDPARATWVRRNHPHSMIAVPLRARGVNLGAALLTRNDPSLPPYGEGDLRVAEELAARAAVAIDNARRYTRERTTTLALQHSLLPQGIPEQAAVEVAGRYLPAVSRAGVGGDWFDVIPLSGARVALVVGDVVGHGLHASAAMGRLRTAVRTLADVDLPPDELLAQLDDLVIRLSTGLETGAEPPTADLGATCLYTVYDPVSRVWSLASAGHPWPALLTPGGTTEFVELPTGPPLGLGGHPFESVEVPLPEGSLLALYTNGLVEGHDRDVDTGLRGLRAALDPAVPSLEISCDNILKELLSDRRPADDVALLIARTRALDERAVAQWDIAADPAAVAETRALATARLRTWGLDELVFVAELVISELVTNAIRYAAPPVQLRLIMDRTLICEVADGSSTAPHLRRARILDEGGRGLMLVAQLTEHWGTRYTGTGKIIWAEMPLPDERAAETPGGM; the protein is encoded by the coding sequence ATGGTTGGACCGGCGACCAGTGACCGTGCCGCACCCGGGGACCCCTTCGCCGCCGACGACGCCATCGCCACGACCACTCCGGACGGCGCGCTGTCCGCCTGGAGCCCCGGGGCGCGGCGGTTGCTGGGCTTCTCCGCCGCCGAGGCCGTGGGCCGGCCCGCGACGGCGCTGCTCGCGTCCGCCCTGCCCGACCCGGCCCGGGAGAGTCTTGCCGCGCGGCGGCCCTGGACCGGCCCGGCGGTGCTCCGCCACCGCGACGGCGCCCCGGTGGAATGCCTGCTCCGCGTCCGGCCGCTGACCACCGCGCAAGGGGGCACCGGCTGGTTCGTGGAGGCCGCCCGGCATCCGGTGACCGCGACAGCGCCCGAACCGGCCTCCGCCGCGAAGCCTGTCCCGCGGCGGCACGAGGAGGCGGTACGAGCCGAGGACCGGCTCCTTCGCTGGGCCTTCTACCAGTCCCCGTTCGCGCTGGCCATCCACGACACCGAGGGCCGGTTCCTGCGGCTCAACGCTCCGATGGAGCGGCAGATGGACGCGACGGAATCGGATCTGCGGGGACGTCTGATCGCCGAGCATCTGACCGACCCGGCGTTCGAGATGTCGGGGCAAGCCGTGGAGCGCGTGGCGGCCACCGGGGTGCCGGAGCGGTTCGAGACCCACGCGCGCGTGCCGGGGGAACGGTACGCGCACGCGTGGATCGTCCATGTCTTCCCGCTCAAGGACCCGGCCGGCGTCGTGCGCGGTGTCTACGTCTCCGCGCTCGACTTCTCGGAGCAGTCCGTGTCCCGCGAACGGCTGGCCCTGCTCAACGAGGCCAGCAGGCGGATCGGCAGCAGCCTGGACGTCATCCGCACCGCACAGGAGCTGGCCGACGTGTCGGTGCCCGGCGCCGCGGACTTCGTCTCCATCGAACTCCTCGACGCCGTGCTCCAGGGCGACGAGCCCGCGCCGCTCCCCCTCGCCGGCCCCATGGAACTGCGGCGCACGGCGGTCCGCTCCGCCGCGCCGACCGTCGTCACGGCGGGCGACCTGGTCCGCTACCCGGACATCTCGCCACTCGCACAGTGCCTGGCCACGGGCCGCGGCTGCGCCTACCGGATCACCGACCCGGAGGTGGCCCGATGGCTGGCGCAGGATCCCGCCCGCGCCACGTGGGTACGGCGGAACCACCCTCATTCGATGATCGCCGTGCCGCTGCGGGCCCGGGGGGTGAACCTCGGCGCCGCCCTGCTCACCCGCAACGACCCCAGCCTGCCGCCGTACGGGGAGGGCGATCTGCGGGTCGCGGAGGAGCTGGCGGCGCGCGCGGCCGTCGCCATCGACAACGCCCGCCGCTACACCCGCGAGCGCACCACCACACTGGCCCTCCAGCACAGCCTGCTGCCCCAGGGCATCCCCGAGCAGGCCGCCGTGGAGGTCGCCGGGCGCTATCTGCCCGCGGTGTCGCGGGCGGGTGTCGGCGGCGACTGGTTCGACGTGATCCCGCTGTCCGGCGCCCGTGTCGCCCTCGTCGTGGGCGACGTCGTCGGCCACGGGCTGCACGCCTCCGCCGCGATGGGCCGGCTGCGCACGGCGGTGCGCACGCTCGCCGATGTCGATCTGCCCCCGGACGAACTCCTGGCGCAACTGGACGACCTGGTCATCCGCCTCAGCACCGGGCTGGAGACCGGGGCCGAGCCGCCGACCGCGGACCTCGGGGCGACCTGCCTCTACACGGTCTACGACCCGGTCTCCCGCGTCTGGTCGCTGGCCAGTGCCGGGCACCCCTGGCCCGCCCTGCTGACCCCGGGCGGCACGACGGAGTTCGTCGAGCTGCCCACCGGTCCGCCGCTGGGCCTGGGCGGGCACCCCTTCGAGTCCGTCGAGGTGCCGCTTCCCGAGGGAAGCCTGCTCGCGCTCTACACCAACGGCCTGGTCGAGGGGCACGACCGGGACGTCGACACCGGTCTGCGGGGCCTGCGCGCGGCGCTGGACCCCGCGGTGCCGTCGCTGGAGATCAGCTGCGACAACATCCTCAAGGAGCTGCTCTCCGACCGGCGGCCCGCCGACGACGTCGCGCTGCTCATCGCCCGCACCCGCGCGCTGGACGAGCGAGCCGTCGCCCAATGGGACATCGCCGCCGATCCGGCCGCCGTCGCCGAGACCCGGGCGCTGGCGACCGCCCGGCTGCGCACCTGGGGACTCGACGAGCTGGTCTTCGTCGCCGAACTCGTCATCAGCGAACTGGTGACCAACGCCATCCGCTACGCCGCCCCGCCCGTCCAGCTGCGGCTGATCATGGACAGAACGCTGATCTGCGAGGTCGCCGACGGCAGCAGCACCGCCCCGCATCTGCGCCGGGCCCGCATCCTCGACGAGGGCGGCCGCGGCCTGATGCTGGTGGCCCAGCTCACCGAACACTGGGGCACCCGTTACACCGGCACGGGCAAGATCATCTGGGCGGAGATGCCCCTTCCGGACGAACGGGCCGCCGAGACACCGGGCGGGATGTGA
- a CDS encoding WD40/YVTN/BNR-like repeat-containing protein has translation MSQTPRRRRWFTVCAITASAALVAIPSSAAGRSASPFGVRALDQLAKERTQSVGAMSPHLSADDDGGNEADEIAEGADQYAEARTSPGIVAPGAYGAAWGDLAKLKSTGGDWRNITDLPYNSDDPRYRDYDSNSSGGSGNVTGRMAAVAADDDGYVYAGSAGGGVWRSHTGGGDWQPISDDLPSQSTGALAVDDGGRLWLGTGEATTNSDAYLGSGVYVLAHPHHQRFSRRTRVGGDELESTTIHELRFGGGKVWAATSRGVWSHSTSNLDGPWKLEFAPNPDYLPNGPKAGDPAAAYKNIANDIAIDPKDPGKVVLAVGWRSGDDYNGFYTKVDGAWTRITSGLGDLPADPDDVGNVTFARSADGSRYYAIDQSPEQLETNPDSGLEGIFVSESGSPTGPWTKIADYKGLAADNSALNSEGYMPGVQAWYNQFLAVDPSDARHVYAGLEEVYETKDGGSTWSTVGPYWNFTFPCWSIDPAKQTGDCNQTTHSDQHGVAIGSYHGKSFVYVGNDGGIYKRPLDGSQDASGHATDWTSLNDGTIDTLEYYSVGIGKDLDHGGVSVTGGLQDNGQSILRSNDTVMGSNFGGDGGDTLTDPANGCNIAQEYVYLAVQVTQNCAVNDGSWESDPSKVTSYSVAPPDNATGEARFIAPLTADLKDSDTWVAGGRHIWVQYHGYAIRSGSEWTSAHDLGKGRTATAVAASGGKVYAAWCGPCDSVGFARGIAVGNADGTGWHDINLPVDGTVPNRYLSGFAVDPHDADHVYLTVNGFSRHWTEGPGAGDGHVFESTDGGTTWKDISGNLPDVPADSALVTADGGLAVATDLGVVHRAPGSTTWKRVGDLPAVAVLQLKTSPDGGTLYAATHGRGIYTIEVRKLH, from the coding sequence GTGTCCCAAACACCCCGCAGAAGACGGTGGTTCACCGTCTGTGCGATCACCGCGTCGGCCGCGCTGGTGGCGATACCCTCGTCCGCCGCCGGCCGCTCGGCGAGCCCCTTCGGCGTCCGTGCCCTCGACCAACTCGCCAAGGAGCGGACGCAGTCGGTCGGCGCCATGTCGCCGCACCTGTCCGCGGACGACGACGGCGGCAACGAGGCGGACGAGATCGCCGAGGGCGCGGACCAGTACGCCGAGGCCCGCACCTCGCCCGGCATCGTCGCACCGGGCGCGTACGGCGCCGCCTGGGGTGACCTCGCCAAGCTGAAGAGCACCGGCGGCGACTGGCGCAACATCACCGATCTGCCGTACAACTCGGACGACCCGCGCTACCGCGACTACGACTCCAACTCCAGCGGCGGCTCCGGCAACGTCACCGGGCGCATGGCCGCCGTCGCCGCCGACGACGACGGCTATGTCTACGCCGGCAGCGCGGGCGGCGGCGTGTGGCGCTCGCACACCGGGGGCGGCGACTGGCAGCCCATCAGCGACGACCTGCCCTCCCAGTCCACCGGCGCCCTCGCGGTCGACGACGGCGGCCGGCTGTGGCTGGGCACCGGTGAGGCCACCACCAACTCCGACGCCTACCTCGGCAGCGGCGTCTACGTGCTCGCCCACCCGCACCACCAGCGCTTCTCCCGGCGCACCCGTGTCGGCGGCGACGAGCTGGAGAGCACCACCATCCACGAGCTGCGCTTCGGCGGCGGCAAGGTGTGGGCGGCCACCAGCAGGGGCGTGTGGAGCCACTCCACCAGCAACCTCGACGGCCCCTGGAAGCTGGAGTTCGCGCCCAACCCGGACTACCTGCCGAACGGGCCGAAGGCCGGTGACCCGGCGGCGGCGTACAAGAACATCGCCAACGACATCGCCATCGACCCCAAGGACCCCGGCAAGGTGGTCCTCGCGGTCGGCTGGCGCAGCGGCGACGACTACAACGGCTTCTACACCAAGGTCGACGGCGCCTGGACGCGGATCACCAGCGGCCTCGGCGACCTCCCGGCCGACCCGGACGACGTCGGCAACGTGACCTTCGCCCGGTCCGCCGACGGCTCCCGCTACTACGCCATCGACCAGTCCCCGGAGCAGCTGGAAACCAACCCGGACAGCGGCCTGGAGGGCATCTTCGTCTCCGAGTCCGGCTCGCCGACCGGGCCGTGGACGAAGATCGCCGACTACAAGGGGCTGGCCGCCGACAACTCGGCGCTGAACTCCGAGGGTTACATGCCGGGCGTGCAGGCCTGGTACAACCAGTTCCTCGCCGTCGACCCGAGCGATGCGCGGCACGTGTACGCCGGGCTCGAAGAGGTCTACGAGACCAAGGACGGCGGCAGCACCTGGTCCACGGTGGGCCCCTACTGGAACTTCACCTTCCCCTGCTGGAGCATCGACCCGGCCAAGCAGACCGGTGACTGCAACCAGACCACCCACTCCGACCAGCACGGCGTCGCCATCGGCAGCTACCACGGCAAGTCGTTCGTGTACGTCGGCAACGACGGCGGCATCTACAAGCGTCCGCTCGACGGCTCCCAGGACGCCTCCGGTCACGCCACCGACTGGACGTCCCTGAACGACGGCACCATCGACACCCTGGAGTACTACTCCGTCGGCATCGGCAAGGACCTCGACCACGGGGGCGTCTCCGTCACCGGCGGTCTCCAGGACAACGGGCAGTCCATCCTGCGCAGCAACGACACGGTGATGGGCTCCAACTTCGGCGGCGACGGCGGCGACACCCTCACCGACCCCGCCAACGGCTGCAACATCGCCCAGGAGTACGTCTACCTCGCCGTCCAGGTCACCCAGAACTGCGCCGTGAACGACGGCAGCTGGGAGAGCGACCCGAGCAAGGTGACGTCGTACTCCGTCGCCCCGCCCGACAACGCCACCGGCGAGGCCCGCTTCATCGCCCCGCTCACCGCCGACCTCAAGGACAGCGACACCTGGGTCGCGGGCGGCCGGCACATCTGGGTGCAGTACCACGGCTACGCCATCCGCAGCGGCTCCGAGTGGACCAGCGCCCACGACCTCGGCAAGGGCCGCACCGCCACCGCCGTCGCGGCGTCCGGCGGCAAGGTCTACGCCGCCTGGTGCGGACCGTGCGACAGCGTGGGCTTCGCCCGCGGCATCGCCGTCGGCAACGCGGACGGCACCGGCTGGCACGACATCAACCTGCCCGTGGACGGCACGGTGCCCAACCGCTACCTCAGCGGCTTCGCCGTCGACCCGCACGACGCCGACCACGTCTACCTCACGGTCAACGGTTTCTCCCGGCACTGGACCGAGGGCCCCGGCGCCGGTGACGGACACGTCTTCGAGTCCACCGACGGCGGCACCACCTGGAAGGACATCTCCGGCAACCTGCCCGACGTGCCCGCCGACTCCGCGCTGGTGACGGCGGACGGCGGCCTCGCCGTCGCCACCGACCTCGGCGTCGTCCACCGGGCGCCCGGCAGCACCACCTGGAAGCGCGTCGGCGACCTGCCCGCCGTCGCCGTGCTCCAGCTCAAGACCAGCCCCGACGGCGGCACGCTCTACGCCGCCACCCACGGCCGGGGCATCTACACCATCGAGGTGCGCAAGCTGCACTGA